Proteins co-encoded in one Glandiceps talaboti chromosome 22, keGlaTala1.1, whole genome shotgun sequence genomic window:
- the LOC144452366 gene encoding uncharacterized protein LOC144452366: MGIPFKRSTSRVSKGPVTLSKLEQSEVLGDTIRGGKRERQYFNYTFAGQSVCEKAWRYIHSIGEKRFKNIKSHYKMYGVVPRNHGLKGKRPANAYSFEVIQDVVQFLIRYGEENGFPNAGSTTWKGWEGPRALYTYLQASLRWMCTTSMLKRVETVNLLENVLVRLYSGTFGNHVSPIYRRWNHVLMYAQSVNNIEIVLGLLLLKMIN; encoded by the exons ATGGGAATACCGTTTAAACGTAGCACTAGCAGAGTTTCCAAGGGACCAGTTACATTATCAAAGTTAGAACAGAGTGAAGTCTTAGGTGATACTATTCGTGGAGGCAAGAGGGAGCGACAATACTTCAACTACACCTTTGCTGGACAATCTGTCTGTGAAAAAGCGTGGCGTTACATTCATAGTATAG GAGAAAAAAGATTTAAGAATATAAAGAGTCATTACAAGATGTATGGTGTTGTCCCAAGAAATCATGGTCTGAAAGGCAAGAGACCAGCTAATGCATATTCATTTGAG GTAATACAAGATGTAGTTCAGTTTTTAATCCGATATGGCGAAGAAAATGGTTTTCCCAATGCCGGCAGCACCACATGGAAGGGATGGGAGGGCCCCAGGGCCCTGTATACTTACCTTCAAGCGAGTCTAAGATGGATGTGTACAACAAGTATGTTGAAGCGTGTAGAGACTGTGAACCTATTAGAGAATGTGTTGGTGAGACTTTATTCAGGAACATTTGGCAATCATGTGTCCCCCATATACAGAAGATGGAACCATGTACTGATGTATGCGCAAAGTGTGAACAATATAGAAATAGTATTAGGTTTGCTGTTACTGAAGATGATAAATTAG
- the LOC144452054 gene encoding uncharacterized protein LOC144452054, with amino-acid sequence MADGPLSKLRITNLEASVERLFSCYLPCIGALSYSTFAVNVIQPKIIRSILPRHHACIASSLFFNAQLGIGLYIYHRPTLLKATTSQRIRWTVYLTVMFNFGSVLLWAAVKNLLPEQTFIKVLFAISSSICCLIVGWQYLDFVDNSSTPTSP; translated from the exons ATGGCGGATGGTCCGCTGTCTAAATTACGCATAACCAATCTGGAGGCCAGTGTTGAGCGTTTGTTCTCGTGTTATTTACCCTGTATTGGTGCTTTGAGCTATTCTACGTTTGCTGTGAACGTGATACAGCCGAAAATTATTCGGAG cATTTTACCCAGACATCATGCCTGCATTGCGAGTAGTTTGTTCTTCAATGCTCAGCTGGGTATAGGACTGTACATCTACCACAGACCAACACTTCTGAAAGCTACCACATCCCAAAGGATACGCTGGACCGTGTACCTCACTGTTATGTTTAACTTTGGCTCAGTGCTGTTATGGGCAGCTGTTAAAAACCTTCTTCCAGAACAGACCTTTATAAAAGTACTCTTTGCAATATCTTCCAGTATTTGCTGTCTTATTGTGGGCTGGCAGTACTTGGACTTTGTGGACAATTCATCTACACCAACGTCACCCTAA